The Methanobrevibacter sp. region TGCATTTACAGGACAAGGTTCTACACAAGTTCCACATCCAACACAATCTTTGATGTAAACAGGTCCTTTTCCTTTAAGATCAATTTCGTATTCTTTAGGTTCTTTAATACCTGGAATACCAATTACATCTACTGGGCAAATGTCAACACATTTTTGACACATTACACAGAATCCTTCAACTTCTTTTAATTTAGCACCAGTGACTTCAATAGTTTCTTGTGGACATACTTCTTCACATTTACCACAGGAGTCACATAAAATTGAGTTGAATACTAATCTTGCTTGTTCAACGCCTTCAGCAATTTCGTACATTTCAACTTTTAATGCTCCATTAGGACAAGCGTCAGCACATTTAGGTTCGCCACCACAAGTATCACAGTGAATAATAGCAGTAGGTGTTACATCAATAGCTGATGTAGGACAAGTACCTTCACATGCACCACATTTAATACAGCCATCTTCGTTAAATACAATCATTTATAAAAACCCCCTTAAATTTAGAATTTTTTAATGAGGTTTCCTTCACTGTCTACAATATCTACTTCAGCTAATCTCATTTGACTATCCATTGAGTGGGTAGCACAAGATAAACATGGGTCGTAAGCTCTGATAACCATTTCCATTAAGTTGAAAATACTGTCATCTACTTCAACACCAGGTTTGATGTAGTCTTTAGCTACTTGGTGAATACCCATTTCCATTGCTGGGTTGTTTTGGATAGTAGCAACAACAATGTTAGCGTAATTACATAATCCATTATCATCGGATTCGTAATGGTGGATTAAAGTACCACGAGGTGCTTCAACAATACCTACACCTTTACCTTCGGTTCTTTCTAATTCATCAGGGAATTTTTTACCAGATAAATCTTCTTCTAATGCTGCAGCAGCACATTCAGCAGATGCTAATAATTCGATGAGTCTAGCATAGTTGAATAATAATGGTGCTTGAGCATATCCGAAAGCATCACGGAAAGCTTTAAGAGCTTCTTGTGCGAGAGGTGCTTCTTTAGGCATTTGGTCACAAACATTAATTCTTGATAATGGTGCTACTCTGTAGATACCTTCTGGGTATCCCATTTCTTTAATGTATGGGAATTTTAACCAGGAGTAAGGTTTTACGTGTTCAGCAACAATGTCGGTATATTCTTCGTTTCTGTATTCGAATAAGTCACTACCGTCTTTGTCTTTGAATCTTACATTACCGTTATATACATCCCAAGTTCCATCAGGTTTTACGATACCACAGTGTCTGGTGTCACCGAAGTTACCTAATGAAGAGATTAAGTCAATGTTTTCTTCAAATACTGGAATAGCTAAGTCTAAAGTAGCTTGTGCTAATTCAACATTTTGTTTTGCTCTTTCAAGTAAATCTTTTTGAGTATCAGCGTCTAATTCGGTTGAGATACCACCAGGAGTGGAGGAAGTAGGGTGAATAGGACGACCACCTATTTTTCTAACCATTTCTAAACCGTTTCTTCTGATATTAATAGCTTGAAGTGCAACTTCAGGCATGTCTTTAATAACTTGGAATACGTTTCTTGTTTTTCTGGTTCCGTTTGGAATGATTAAATCTGGAGCTGCTAAGAAGTAGAAGTGAAGAGCGTGGGAGTGCATGTATGAACCCCAGTTCATGATTTCTCTCATTCTGTATGCAGCAGGTAAGATTTCATAATCATCGAATCCGAAAATTTGGTCAACTGCTTTAGCTG contains the following coding sequences:
- a CDS encoding Ni/Fe hydrogenase subunit alpha, whose amino-acid sequence is MVKLTMEPVTRIEGHAKITVHLDDAGNVEETRLHVMEFRGFEKFLTGRPVEELARIVPRICGICDVQHHLAAAKAVDQIFGFDDYEILPAAYRMREIMNWGSYMHSHALHFYFLAAPDLIIPNGTRKTRNVFQVIKDMPEVALQAINIRRNGLEMVRKIGGRPIHPTSSTPGGISTELDADTQKDLLERAKQNVELAQATLDLAIPVFEENIDLISSLGNFGDTRHCGIVKPDGTWDVYNGNVRFKDKDGSDLFEYRNEEYTDIVAEHVKPYSWLKFPYIKEMGYPEGIYRVAPLSRINVCDQMPKEAPLAQEALKAFRDAFGYAQAPLLFNYARLIELLASAECAAAALEEDLSGKKFPDELERTEGKGVGIVEAPRGTLIHHYESDDNGLCNYANIVVATIQNNPAMEMGIHQVAKDYIKPGVEVDDSIFNLMEMVIRAYDPCLSCATHSMDSQMRLAEVDIVDSEGNLIKKF